A single region of the Vicia villosa cultivar HV-30 ecotype Madison, WI linkage group LG4, Vvil1.0, whole genome shotgun sequence genome encodes:
- the LOC131600012 gene encoding zeatin O-glucosyltransferase-like: MGSKSNNQTNSKSHSSNENQVVVVIVPFPAQGHLNQLLHLSRLILSHNIPVHYVGTSTHNRQATLRVHGWDPNSISNIHFHHFKLPPFHSPPPNPNSETKFPSHMFPSFEASSYLRQPVAELMHSLSSLFRRVVVIHDSLMASVVQDAKNMTNVENYSFICTCAFTVFYSLERLGKLPPERPHVIEVPSMEGCFIAEMEEFIVAQSEYSKFIDGSIFNTSRAIESPYLELIEKTDCSKKLWALGPFNPLTIENKDSKGRHSCMEWLDKQEPKSVIYVSFGTTTTLKDEQIEQIALGLEQSKKKFIWVLRDADKGDIFDGNEDKRDELARGFEERVEGMGLVVRDWAPQLEILNHTSTGGFMSHCGWNSSLESISMGVPIAAWPMHSDQPRNCAFITQVLKVGLVVKDWDKRDELVTALDVENAVRRLMETKEGDEMRERAMKLKIEIGMSMEEGGVCRMEMDSFIAHITR, from the coding sequence ATGGGTTCCAAATCCAATAACCAAACCAATTCAAAAAGCCATAGCAGCAATGAAAACCAAGTTGTGGTGGTTATAGTACCTTTCCCAGCACAAGGTCATCTAAACCAGCTTCTCCACTTGTCCCGCCTAATCCTATCCCACAACATACCCGTCCATTATGTCGGCACTTCCACACACAACCGTCAAGCAACACTCCGTGTCCATGGTTGGGATCCAAACTCCATTTcaaacatccattttcatcacttcaaacttcctccATTTCACTCCCCTCCTCCCAACCCAAACTCCGAAACCAAATTCCCTTCTCACATGTTTCCTTCTTTTGAAGCTTCTTCATATCTTCGTCAGCCCGTGGCAGAACTCATGCACTCACTGTCGTCTCTTTTCAGAAGGGTTGTTGTGATTCATGACAGTCTTATGGCGTCGGTTGTGCAAGATGCTAAAAACAtgacaaatgttgagaattaCTCGTTTATCTGTACATGTGCTTTTACAGTTTTCTACTCATTGGAGAGACTTGGGAAACTTCCACCGGAAAGGCCACATGTTATAGAAGTTCCTTCTATGGAAGGATGTTTCATAGCCGAAATGGAGGAGTTCATTGTTGCACAAAGTGAATACTCTAAATTCATTGATGGAAGCATCTTTAATACTAGTAGAGCAATTGAAAGTCCTTACTTGGAGTTGATAGAAAAAACTGATTGCAGTAAGAAGCTCTGGGCTTTGGGACCCTTCAACCCTCTAACCATTGAGAACAAAGATTCAAAGGGTAGACACTCATGCATGGAATGGCTTGACAAACAAGAACCAAAATCAGTTATATATGTGTCATTTGGAACGACAACAACCTTAAAAGATGAACAGATTGAACAGATTGCACTTGGGTTGGAACAAAGCAAGAAAAAGTTCATTTGGGTGTTGAGAGATGCTGATAAAGGAGACATTTTTGATGGAAATGAAGACAAGAGAGATGAACTTGCAAGAGGGTTTGAAGAGAGAGTTGAAGGAATGGGGTTAGTTGTAAGAGATTGGGCACCCCAGCTGGAAATTCTAAACCATACTTCAACAGGAGGGTTTATGAGTCATTGTGGATGGAACTCTAGCTTGGAGAGCATTTCCATGGGGGTGCCAATAGCAGCATGGCCTATGCATTCTGATCAGCCGAGAAACTGTGCTTTTATAACACAGGTGTTAAAGGTTGGTTTGGTTGTGAAGGATTGGGATAAAAGAGATGAGTTGGTAACTGCTTTAGATGTTGAGAATGCTGTTAGAAGGTTGATGGAAACAAAGGAAGGTGATGAGATGAGAGAGAGAGCAATGAAACTTAAAATTGAGATTGGTATGTCCATGGAAGAAGGTGGAGTTTGTCGTATGGAGATGGATTCTTTCATAGCCCATATCACTAGATAG